The DNA window TGACATCCTGGGCGAACTTGCCCCTTCCCTTCAACACCTGTTGATGTAGTTCCTCCAAAGTTATCAGACCTATTGGAgacagaaatcagaaaaagagATTACCCACTTTAAATAAGTCGACAGCCATTACATTCCAGTGGCCTACGAACAGCAAGTAACATTCTAGTTCCTAATTTCTTTTAACTCTctccttggccgggcgcagtggctcgtgcctgtaatcccagcactttgggaggccgaggtgggtgcatcacctgaggttgggagttcgagatcagccttaccaacatggagaaaccccatctctactaaaaatacaaaattagccaggcgtggtagcgcatgcctgtaatcccagctactagggaggctgaggcaggagaatcacgtgaacctgggaggcagaggttgcagtaaaccaagatcgcgccagtgcactccagcctgggcaacaagagggaaactccgtctcaaaaaaaaaaactctctcctTATGAAATAACTGGCCATAATATGAGAAATGGATTCTGAGACTTTGCCAGGCTtgtcaacagagtgagagccatgaaaatctaaaaacaaaagcagTGTCATCTTTGAAAAACTATAAATGTCCTCTTGACATCAAGGCCGTGTCTATTTATAGTCGATGATGATTTGTAAATggttttaacttttctttctgcaACTTCAATCCACACCATTTAATGTGCTTACTAAGAAAGATGGCATCACCAAATGACGAATTTTAAGATCACATTTTAGGGAACACAGAGACTCAGTTGGCATTCCCATACGTCAGAGAGACAGTGCAGGACTACAGTTACTAATGAGAAAATCACTCCAGACACATCAGACATCAGGGGAAAAGGCCTATTTCCTACCTCCCTACTATTTTCTGTACTGAGTAGGGACTAGACCTTCCTGGCCAAAGATCTTTGGAGAACAGAGACAATCGTTCAGGTAATTCTATTTACCCTTGGCCATGGAGACTTGCCATGGATTCAACTGCATGAAACAGCTAAGATGTCTCTCAAGTCCTTAGAGGCCTGTAGACTGCAGGATGGAAACGATAATCTTTTACGGTTTTCTCCCTCTCAGAGAAGTCCAGAGTCCAGTTCACAGGACCCAGCCACCCTCACCTCCATTCCGATGCTTCAGCGCCAGGCACACTTCGATAATTTGGACACCTAGTTCGTAATAGAAGTCCCCCACGCCCAGCATCTCAGACCAAAATCCTTTTCCAGCTACAAGACAGAAAAACACAATCTCGGTTATTGATTAATTTatatcccttcttttctttcaaagctGCATTAAAACATCTATCGTATGGGAAGTTTTCCCTGCATGGCATGAAGTTCTTCTGCTCCATTTGCTACTCAGGAAACAATCAGACTTATTACGGTAACTCCTGCTGAAGAACAGGGTCAGACAGTTCCAGAGGGCAGGCAATCTAAAAGTCAtttctggctgggtacagtggctcatgcctgtaattccagtactttgagacaccgaggtgggcggatcgcttgagaccaagagttcgagaccagcctggccaacacagcaaaaccccatctctactaaaaataaaaaaaaattagccaggagtggtggcgtgcgcctgtaatccctgctacttgggaggctgagacaagagaattgctggaacccaggaggcagaggttgcagtgagccaagattgcaccaacatactccagcctgggcaacaagagcgcaactgtctcaaaaaataaataaataaataaataaataaataaataaataaataaaaattgaaaaaataaaacaaaagtcatTTCTATTTGGCTAATTCTGGCTCAGGATACTGAAAAAACAAGTTTCCATTCACACAACATACAGTGAAATATAATGGGAAATATGGTCTAGACAAGACTAAGAGAAAGAATATGCGGACTCAGCATCCAAAATCCACTGATGTTCTGCAAGTTACCAGGagtgtagaaataaaaaataaaatacgggctgggctcagtggctcacacctgtaatcccagcactctgggaggcagaggcaggcggatcacctgaggtcaggagtttgagaccagcctgaccaacatggagaaaccccgtctctactaaaaatacaaaattagccaggcgtggtggtaggcacctgtaatcccagctactcgggaggctgaggcaggagaatcgcttgaacctgggtggttgcagtgacccaagatcatgccattgcactctagcctggggatcaagagcaaaactccatctcaaaaaaaaaaaaaaaaaagaagaaaaatgcaggTTGTAGAGCAGTAGTAATTATAATCCCATGTATGTTTAAAAAGTCGGGGCCAGGCCAgcagcggtggctcacgcctgtaatcccagcactttgggaggctgagacgggtagatcatgaggtcagatcaaggccatcctggctaacacgctaaaaccctgtctctactaaacacacaaaaaattagccaggcatggtggcacacacctgtggtcccagctactcaggaggctgaggcgggagaatcacttgaacccaggagaaggttgcagtgagccaagattgcagcacaactgtactccagcatgggcaacagagcgagactctgtctcaaaaaaaaaaaaacaaacactagggccaggcacggtggctcacgcctctagtcccagcgccacttgggaggttgaggcaggaaagtaacttgaaccctggagttgaaggctgcagtgggctgatcgcaccaatgcactccagcctaggtgacagaagcctcaacactaaaaaataataaattaaattagtaatttttttttttttttttgagatggagtctcgctctgttgcccaggctggagtgcaggggtgcaatcttggctcactgcagccttctcccgggttcaagtgattctcctgcctcagcctcctaagtagctgggattacagtcacgtgccaccacgcctggctaatttttagtagagacagggtttcaccgtgttagccaggatggtctcgatctcctgacctcatgatctgcctgcctcagcctcccaaagtgccaggattacaggcatgagccaccatgcccggccaataattttttttaaagtttgtaagtATGAGGAAGGGCTcagtgcagaggctcacgcctgtaatcccagcactttgggaggccaagaaaggctgatcacttgatcccaagagttcaaaaccaaactggacaacatggtgaaacctcctttctacaaaaaatataaaaattagccaggtttggtggtacaggcctgtaatcccagctacttgggaggctgaagcacaagaattgcttgaacctggaaggcagaggttgcagtgagccaagatggcaccactgcactccagcatgggtgacagagcaagactctgtctcaaaaaaaaagaaaaaaaaaaactttttttttaaaaaaaggtcttgctgcagcctcaacttcccaggctcaagcaattctcctacctcagcctcccaagtagctggactatagacacatgccaccacacatggcaaatttttatagtttttgtagagatggggtctcgccatgttgcccaggctgatcttgaactcctggattcaagtgatctgcctgccttggcctcacaaagtgctgggattataagcatgagccactgcacctggccaaaattaagtattttttaataaagagggAAAATGCCATAAAAAATTCTACTGTAGATCATTCAAGGAATGATCATGGACACTGGCTACTCAGCCTATAATTGGTCTATCTTCCATATCAGACAGTAACTAGCCATCCTGCTAGGTACTCCCTAAAGACGACACCCTCTGGGTCTTCTAGTAGGCCTTTCTAGCGATACCCCAACAGTGGTAACAACTATGTGAGCTTCTGTCCCTAAGGTTCTCTATAAGAACACTGGAACCCTACAGACAACTTCTTACAGGCCAGCGGATCCACGCCAATGGTTGCACACATGTCCTGGAACTGCACACGGAACTCAGGATTCTTCCGGATCTCCTGCTTGTGCTTGCTGGCAAATTcctccaggttggtcttgaacatgTCCAACTGCTTTGACATCTGTTGGATGGACAGGGAGTGGTGAAGGGCAGCCCAGCCAGATGATAATCAGATGCCAAAAATAGGTGCCCAGTCCTGTGGCATGGCAAAGGCTGAAATAACCAGTCTCTCTCAGCCTACCATTATGCTGTTTACCATCTATCTCTCTTTTTatccctgcttctccttcacAGTTCTGTTGTCAGCAGAAATGGGATGCTGTACTGTTTTCTCACTTCCAAACTAGACAATTTTTTGTGCGTTCCTGTTCTAAAATCAGGATGCATTTAATAATCAAGGTGCACATATATACAACCAAATACAtgcacaaaaaaagaacaatgtgttatatataatgtggtattccttttcttttaccCAGAAAAACTTATTAATTTGAAGATGTACCTAATAATTCATTGTATCTTAGAAATGAGGGAATGCAGTGTTCATCCATTAGAAAATCTTTACCCCCCGATGGAAAGGGtggacaggaaaaaaatgaagtgtCGCATGAATCTGTTTAACCTATGAGtctggccaggaatggtggctcacacctgtaatcccacaatggatcacttgagcccaggagttcgagtttagctggggcaacatagcaagactctgtctcaatcaatcaacatatatttttttttttttaattttttttgagacagagtcttgctttgttgcccaggctggagtgcactggcacaatctcagctcactgcaaccttagcctcccagttcaagtgattctcttgcctcagcctcctgagtagttgggacgacaggcacacaccaccacacctggctaatttttgtatttttagtgaagacaggatttcatcatgtgggccaggctggcctcgaattcctgacctcaagcaatccatctgcctcagcctcccaaagtgctgggattacagatgtgagccaccacgcagggtcaatcaatcaaccaaccaatataaattaaaaaaaaaaaacttttgagtCATGAACCTGGGGATCAATTCCAGATAAAGAACTGCTCTGGGACTTTAATTTGCCAGATTGCATTTCATGTTAAATACAAAAGACTTGGGGATTTTCTGACTTTGTATTACcccttctcttttcctaattaacAAGGACCACCTTCTACTCCACCAAGAATAAGCACTCCTAGCCCAATATTTCTCACATAAAACTGTTAGAAACCTCCACATTCTTTTAATCACAATTTTCAGTTGATTCCTGCAGTCATCTCCCCTGTGAGTGGGAGCTTTTGAAGAACACAGCCTGGGCCTACTATTTTTCTTCAGCTCACAGCCCCGTTTTCCTGTTTAAcagcttcctcctcttcttccccaatCACAACCACTGCGTAAACTTGGAGCATGTAAAGAGCAGGGAAGGGCTGGAAAAGAAAACTGCACAGGAGCTGCACCCCCATCACTCACACACTGTCCTGGTGTGTGCCTAGATGTCATGATGGTGGTGTGGGTGCCACAGGTTaggcaatattttcattttattctgaagtatttaaaatgaaaagccCCAGAGGACGTAAATCAATaacagctctaccacttactaccCATATAACCTTGGATATATTACTTAACACCCCAGTGtcccaatttctttttcttttctttcttttactttttgagacagagttttgctcttgtcgcccaggttggagagcagtggcgcaatcttggctcactgcaacctccacctcccaggttcaagacattctcctacctcagcctcccaagtagctgggattacaggcatgcgccactacgcccggctaattttatatttttagtagagatggggtttctccatgttggtcaggctggtctcaaactcctgacctcaggtgatccgcccacctcggcctcccaaagtgctgagattacaggcgtgagccaccacgcctggcctttttttttttttttttttttttttttgagacagagtcttgctctgtcccccaaggTGGAACACAGTGGCAAGAtactggctcactacaacctctgcctgctgggttcatgcaattttcctacctcagcctcctcagtagctgggactacaggagcccgccaccacgcctggctaatttttgtatttttagtagagatgggatttcaccatgttggccaggctggtctcgaactcctgacctccagtgatcagccttcctcagcttcccaaagtgctgggattacaggcgtaggccaCAGCGCTCAGCTCTCAATTTTAAACTCAGAatacggccaggcacggtggttcacgactgtagtcccagcactttgggaggctgaggcgggcggatcacctgaggccaggagttcaagaccagcccagccaacatggcgaaaccctgactctacaaaaaaaatacaaaaattagggccaagcacggtggctcacacctgtaattccagcactttgggaagccaaggtgggtggatcacaaagtcaagaatttgagaccagcctgactaacatggagaaaccctgtctctactaaaaatacaaaaattggctgggcgtggtggctcacgcttgtaatcccagcactttgagaggccaaggcgggtggatcatgaggtcaggagttcgagaccagcctggccaagatggcgaaaccccgtctctactaaaaatacgaaaattagccgggtgcagtggcgggcgcctgtaattccaactactcgggaggctgaggcaggagaatcacttgaacccgggaaacggaggctgcagtgagccgagatcatgccactgtactccagtctgggcaacagagcaagactccgtcaaaaaaagaaaaaaaaaaactctcagaatAATAGGGTTCCCTCCTTATGGGGCTGTAATGAAGACTGAACACGACAGtatatgtaaagaaaatagacaaatgccTGGGACGTTACAAGCATGTAATCACTCAAATATGTTGGCCATTATTGTTATTAGCAAGTTACCTAAAAGATCGCAGCGGCTCAGAAATCAAAATTTTCCACACACCCTATTTCTAGTTCAATCTACACAATCAAATTCGTATCCAAGGTGTTTTGGCCAGCCCTGTTAggtctccctccctgcctggggCCCCCCAGCCGACTCACCTGGGCTAGCTGGTCCTCAGCCAAGACCGTCCCTCGCTCCTTATACTTGGCCTGTCAGACAAAGAGACCAGCATGAGTTAAGAGAGGGCGCTGGGGGCggcgcgcagtggctcacgcctgtaatcccagcactttgggaggcggaggcgggcggatcacgaggtcaggagactgagaccatcctggctaacacggtgaaaccgtctctactaaaacaaaaaattagccgagcgtggtagtgggcgcctgtagttccagctactcgggaggctgaggcaggaggatggcgtgaacccgggaggcggaacttgcagtgagccgagatcgcgccactgcactccagtctgggcgacagagcaagactccgtctcaaaaaaaaagaaaaaagaaaaagaaaaacaagagagtaGGCGCTGGGGTCCCCCACTTGTGCTGCCACAGCTTTGGGATGAAAAGAGGAGGGTTTCTCTTAAATGGGTTTCTTAGGGAGAAGGATAGGGTGAAGGAGGAGAATCGACGACTGTAGATTTGTGAGTAGAGTCCCATTTGTAGTTAAAACTTGGGTAAGTGGGAGAAAGGGCTGGGCATCTGGGAACGCTGCCAATCCACCGGAAGCTGGAGACATTCTGTATCCCGGGGCCAAGAAGCCCGTCTCAGATTCTGCTGGGAGGTGATTAACGGGTAGGACTCGGCTCCGAGAGAATTCAGTCTCGCACGGGTCAGGGGCAGGTTGTGGGTCGGCCTTCTTCCTGCTCACCTCTGCAAGTTTCTTCTTGGCGATGGCGCCAGCTCCCACCCCACGGCGGTGCATTCCCACCCTGGGCCCGCGGGCCGCCCAGCTGCAGCGACCCCAGGTCTCCGCGTCCCGGGCTCCGCCGCCCGCTCCCCAAGGCGGAAGCCCGAGCCGCGCGTCATCTGCACGCGCCGGAAGCCACGAGGCGCATTTCCTGCCGCGGGGCTGACTGTCTCCGATTGCTACCGGTCCGGCGACCCCGCCTTTAGCTAGTGGCCAAGATTCGCAAAGCCTCGCAGCGAGGAAGGCACGAATATTCGCTCGCGGCCGAGGCCCTCGTTGGCTAGTGCTGGGACGTGGAGCCCCGGCCGCCAAGACCCAAGCTTGTGCATTCCGCCCACGTAGGCGCCTGGGGCCCTGGTCTTCCTCGACTGCCCCTCCACTGCCTGGAGGTCATCAAATGCGCCTAGACCACCTCTTACGTGCCAAACGCTGTGTTGGCCATC is part of the Chlorocebus sabaeus isolate Y175 chromosome 16, mChlSab1.0.hap1, whole genome shotgun sequence genome and encodes:
- the SNF8 gene encoding vacuolar-sorting protein SNF8 isoform X1: MHRRGVGAGAIAKKKLAEAKYKERGTVLAEDQLAQMSKQLDMFKTNLEEFASKHKQEIRKNPEFRVQFQDMCATIGVDPLASGKGFWSEMLGVGDFYYELGVQIIEVCLALKHRNGGLITLEELHQQVLKGRGKFAQDVSQDDLIRAIKKLKALGTGFGIIPVGGTYLIQSVPAELNMDHTVVLQLAEKNGYVTVSEIKASLKWETERARQVLEHLLKEGLAWLDLQAPGEAHYWLPALFTDLYSQDITAEEAREALP